The Candidatus Binataceae bacterium genome contains the following window.
CGCGCCATTCTCTTCAGTAAAGTCCTGCATCATCCAGATGACCTGAAGCATTAGTGCGGGTCGGACCGCGAAGGGACCCCGCATCGCCCAATAGGGGTAATCGATATGCGCGCCCATCTGTCGTGCTCCCGGTTCGAGAATTCGGGCAGCATAGGAACTGAGCGTCATATCGTCACCGAGCAGTGCTTCGCCAATCTCCATAAGGGCGGGATGTTGCACGAGGCGCTCAAAGATCTCGCCCCGGTGCAGCAAACTGCCGACCGTACGCTGGCCCGTCCCGAGATTGCGGGCGCGCAGCCCCTTGACCAATGGCGTGTCGGAGCACCCCAGCAAAATCTCACGCGCCTGGGCCGCTTCGCTCGGCGAAATCAGATTGGGCAGGATCGCGTAGCCGTTTCCGTCGGTGAGTTCAGCGACGATCTGCGCCGGTGTAGTCACTCGGCACCTTTAGTATGCCTTAGCGAAGAATGCGCGCTCCGACGCGGGTTCTCCGCATACAATGCAGGTGCCTGCCGGGTGGTTCTGGTTGAACGGAATGGCGCGGCAAGTGGCGCGGGTTTCGTCCCGAATCCGGGTTTCGCAATCGGGATTACCGCACCAGAAGATGCTGGCGAAGCCACCACCGCCCTCGCCCTCCATCTGCTTCTTCAGCTCCGCGTAGGTCTGGAATTCTCGAGTTTCCCGCTGCATCGCGGCCAAGGCTTGCTGGTAGAGGCTCTCTTTAATCTCGCCGAGCAAAGCGCTGGCTCGTGGCGCCGCTTCAGCAATTAGGGCATTCGATTTGGCAGCGGGCCCCTTGAGATCGCGCCGGGCAAATACGACCTGTCCTGCAGCAACGTCGCGCGGGCCGATTTCGATTCTGAGAGGAACCCCGCGCATCTCCCAATCATTGAACT
Protein-coding sequences here:
- a CDS encoding phytanoyl-CoA dioxygenase family protein, translated to MTTPAQIVAELTDGNGYAILPNLISPSEAAQAREILLGCSDTPLVKGLRARNLGTGQRTVGSLLHRGEIFERLVQHPALMEIGEALLGDDMTLSSYAARILEPGARQMGAHIDYPYWAMRGPFAVRPALMLQVIWMMQDFTEENGATLVVPGSQRRGMPPDAAAFSKESIVVTGSSGSAIVSHGLLWHDTSRNRSEKPRVSMLINYGLKVIRPMELDIATVPDEVMERATPKLKQLLGLDFAESLRRDLSRRYGN